Proteins encoded within one genomic window of uncultured Draconibacterium sp.:
- a CDS encoding gliding motility-associated C-terminal domain-containing protein, protein MITTLLAALYGAAQEDYVVFEGAEQNYFVEDHSGSDYSWKVLTNFNPNIEAESNNYTFISRTNSNEISVRWKSAGLYYLDVIETDNTGCTNRKAMVVTVLPNTRSIAFANGSSAICFNPYPDESRRVLLLDNEGAELDPSKFPVEVKVDINGSEFSFEINSDDWGITVPDSFILAAPEKDMQVELTLLEAIDANGQSLEPLTGNNVHQIIIHAKPTIEFAYSEDAVSRLVNGFYKLEMLHGESKDAAYNWWVESASGTSTNMQAITGSTANILWDGSEGSYTLYATVTDGNGCLADTISKIVKIENANPQPLTVYAGPDTLIGNCQSYLFNSVYPNENSYTYQWEPTTGLNDATIANPVFTPGETTTYILTITSSLDSSYSDTVTINVSNLVANAGEDIMLEQETSARLNGQGSIGEQIEFYWTTENGTFIGGQNTATPEIGSVGTYYLQVTDMFGCTALDSVVVSRFISAPIAHDDYDTTEYQTSVTIDLIANDEDQRQGLDPLSLQIMQNPVNGFVDINGDGTVTYTPNDGFLGGDIFQYRICNYHEKCDNANVFVYVTAADFFIPEAFTPNGDNVNDFFEIKGIELFEQNSITIINRWGKTVYKARGYGISTTPLFWDGKSNQGGIDRELPSGTYFYVLDLGNGEQPIAGSVYIDK, encoded by the coding sequence ATGATAACAACCCTTCTGGCTGCCCTTTACGGGGCAGCCCAGGAGGACTATGTTGTTTTTGAAGGTGCCGAACAAAATTATTTTGTCGAGGATCATTCAGGAAGCGATTATTCTTGGAAAGTTTTGACAAATTTTAACCCCAACATTGAAGCCGAGTCCAATAACTATACTTTTATTTCACGAACGAATTCAAATGAAATTAGTGTCCGCTGGAAAAGCGCCGGATTGTATTATCTTGATGTAATTGAAACTGATAATACTGGTTGTACCAACCGAAAAGCAATGGTGGTAACTGTTTTGCCTAACACGCGAAGTATTGCTTTTGCAAACGGTTCGAGCGCAATATGTTTTAATCCTTACCCTGATGAATCCCGACGAGTGCTATTGCTTGACAATGAGGGCGCAGAACTTGATCCATCAAAATTTCCGGTAGAGGTAAAAGTGGATATTAATGGTTCGGAATTCAGCTTTGAGATAAATAGCGACGACTGGGGAATTACTGTTCCCGACAGTTTTATATTGGCAGCACCTGAAAAGGATATGCAGGTTGAGTTAACACTTCTGGAAGCTATTGATGCAAACGGACAAAGCTTAGAACCACTTACCGGAAACAATGTGCATCAGATAATAATTCATGCAAAACCTACTATTGAATTTGCTTACTCAGAGGATGCGGTTAGCCGGTTAGTCAATGGTTTTTACAAATTAGAAATGCTCCATGGTGAATCAAAAGACGCAGCATATAACTGGTGGGTTGAATCGGCAAGCGGAACAAGTACCAACATGCAGGCAATTACCGGATCAACAGCGAATATTTTATGGGACGGATCTGAAGGAAGCTATACACTTTACGCAACAGTTACTGATGGAAATGGATGTTTGGCTGACACGATTAGTAAAATAGTTAAAATTGAAAATGCAAATCCGCAACCATTAACTGTTTATGCTGGTCCCGATACTTTAATTGGAAACTGCCAGTCCTACTTGTTTAACTCGGTATATCCTAATGAAAATTCTTATACTTACCAGTGGGAACCAACTACGGGGTTGAACGATGCTACAATTGCAAATCCAGTGTTTACTCCAGGTGAAACTACAACCTACATTTTAACAATTACAAGTTCTCTTGATTCTTCTTATTCTGATACGGTTACAATAAATGTATCGAACCTGGTTGCCAATGCCGGCGAAGATATTATGCTTGAACAGGAAACTTCGGCCCGGTTAAACGGACAGGGAAGTATTGGTGAACAAATTGAATTTTACTGGACAACAGAAAACGGAACCTTTATAGGTGGACAGAATACTGCTACTCCTGAAATTGGTTCTGTAGGAACTTATTATTTACAGGTAACCGATATGTTTGGTTGCACTGCGTTAGACTCAGTGGTAGTTAGCCGCTTTATATCGGCTCCAATTGCCCACGATGACTATGACACCACCGAATACCAAACATCAGTAACGATAGATCTTATTGCTAATGATGAAGATCAGCGGCAGGGCTTAGATCCGTTGTCGTTGCAAATTATGCAAAACCCAGTGAATGGTTTTGTTGATATTAATGGAGACGGTACAGTAACTTATACGCCAAATGATGGCTTTTTGGGTGGCGATATATTTCAGTACCGTATATGTAACTACCACGAAAAATGCGATAACGCCAATGTTTTTGTGTATGTAACGGCTGCCGATTTCTTTATTCCGGAAGCATTTACACCCAATGGCGATAACGTAAACGACTTTTTTGAAATTAAAGGAATTGAGCTGTTTGAGCAAAATTCGATAACAATAATAAACCGCTGGGGAAAAACAGTATATAAAGCCCGTGGCTATGGCATATCAACCACTCCTCTGTTTTGGGATGGAAAATCGAACCAGGGAGGTATAGACCGTGAGCTGCCAAGCGGAACATACTTTTATGTGCTGGATTTAGGAAATGGAGAGCAACCAATAGCTGGCTCTGTATATATCGACAAATAA